CAAATTATGCACAACACACGCATAACTTGTAGTGATAGCCGTTCGGTCATTTTTACTGACTTGAACATTAGAGTGCCTTTGATACGTATCCGCCCGCCCGACTTGGATAAGAAGGAGGAAGCTTGAACTAGGTGTCAGCCCGCCCGACTTGgagaaaaaagaggaaaaacaaaCAACTTGGAGTATGAGAAGACTAAGGTAACTGTCCGGTCTCCAACCAGTCTGCTTGGTCTTTCAGGTTCGTTCCATCTTCGAAACAACTTGAAACATTTTAATGGATCTACAAACTCCACCGAAACAATTAATATATGGCAAATTGTATTGTGATGTCATAATTCTACTTGTATTATAGTTTGCAGTTTCTGAGCACGGACTATATAGTAGATTTACACGAATCTTATCTAATTTCCACTGGCGTAAAAAACGAACATATTTAGTTATTTGATGTTATGTACGTAGTTTTACTCAAATAGCATGTTACAAGCAACCATAAATTGAACTGTCTCTTTTAACGCTATAGTTGATAGAAGAAAGGataatgattataaaattattaagcaaggaaaaagagaataaaataataaacaagaTTCACCAATTTCACAAACTTTTCTAAACTCcaaagaaagataaagataaggTTTATAACTTAAGGAAacgttttgtaaaaaaaatgttttagtttATTGGGAAATATAAAGTTTGGAAGATTAATTTTCTAtgtttggttttgggttttaataaataatatctttaggATATTAAGgaatttttaagttaatttttcagaaaattgtTTCTACAAAtgtgagaatttattttttcaattatttcttttactgcgataaaaatatatttatatttattgaatattttaaagtgggataactaaaatttatagtaaatatattacattactttttaattcaacaaaatttgtataaatatttgaaagaataattttgtcatatataatgaaaattttagtcATTCATAggactttatttttaaaaagaaattatttgtgatattttatgtatatgctaacgtttttcattttttttattaaaaagttatagttgaaatattttacttttaatttttttcccttcCTTCCCTAaattaaacatttgaaaaaaaaaattgaattctaatttgcatgaaaaaaaaaatacattgtaAAGAACCTAATTTTCTTGTGTACTTTACTCGAAATTACTTGAAAATGTAACATATATTAGCTTTTCAACCAATTGTAAATACtaagttgaaaataattaaactcaGATAtcttaataaagaaattaaatattccCAAGTCATCAAAAAGCCGCTTGCTCAAACATTTTTGAAATGTAATTCTTTATTGgtatgtaaatttaaaattgaaaaaagacaTATTGAAAACCAATcctgttttttaaataatcaataaattatgAATGTCATTTAATTGATTACACTAACATCATCATTGATTATGTTTAAATAGGAACTggtaaaaacaagaaaagtacTGTATATGAGAGATTAGAAGTGAACAGTATGAGAAATGGAAAGAAACATGAAAAGTACTGTGTTCTGATGCAGAAAAATCATCCAAAAGAACACAGCATTATGTTTGATTTGGAGGACAATGTTGTTTCATGTATCTTTATTCCTGCTGACATTCTGTGTGATTGGCCGGCAAGTAACAACCTCTGCACAAACTGAACAACTTTTAAGGAATAATATCAATTCTCAGTTATCACGTATCTTTCTGGACGGCAAAAGGGGAGCTTAAGCTTCGGGATTTGGACCACATgttctcctttttcttcctctatgcCATAACCAAACTCtaatattctaataattaatCCTACTTTCTAACTTTCGTAGCTACTTCAAGACAAACTAAGGAAGCTTCCAACAATTAATATCTCACTGTGCCTTAGCCTAGCCATGTGCATCGTTTAAGAATTCGACTTTAGGCCTTCTTTGGGCCTCTCATTTCGGGCAAGTGCCCTTCTTAAACACCAGAATACAACATCAAGCAATATCAGGAATGTGTTTTctcaaatatattaaagaattacAACATCTTTTCCAACTGTTACACCAATGTATTACCTCTCAATTTCAACGTAATGTTAATCTGTTAAACACTTATGGTTAATCTGACCTGAGGTTAAGAACTATCTGCTACTTCTCACCCCATAATTACCACACCTTATTTAAGATCAGTTAACTATTAGAGTTAGAAAATATTCTTCCATTTCAAAGCTCTTACACTAATGTATTACACAACCAAAAACATAAGAGTCTTTTCCATGGTACCCCTTTTTACATGCTTAACAAATCATATCAGAGAAAAGAACACAaaactcatcatcatcatatatcATACATAATCATATGCATAATCATATACATAATCATATAGATCATCTTATTTCCAATTCATATTATAAACCAATTCATTcttttatgaatgaatattaTAAACCAATAATTCAAACAATCACCTATATTGAACACAccttaaaaagtatataaaaacttaattgaaagtTCTGATATTTTCGCTCAATCACCAGATTTGCTCATTTAGCCAAAAGTGTCTACCAGCTCACTCGCTCAGCCACCATAACTCATTCTTCAAGTACAAAAATAGTGAGTTTTGCTCCCTCAACGACTATACTCGCTCAGCTAAATATAGTTTTACTCGTTTAGCGagactgcataattctgcagaagaCCAATTCTGCAAAATTTGCACCCCTCAACTTCTCATGACATGTATGCATTTTTGTTCGAACTTTTACCACTTCTAGATGAAATTCTAAGTTACAAAGGACCTAACCAAAACTATACCAACCAAcctaaaaaagttttaaactgATCTACCACAagatttttacttaaaaaccaCCAAAACCTCACTTTATAAACTCAAATTCAATTCTATTGATTTTAACTCATAAATAACCAAACCAGAGACTTTAACAAGTCATAAATGACTTAACAGCATGTTCCAAAACCTCCATTTTGACACATAACCTATATTTCAAACTTTTACTAGTTTAGATCCCCAAAATGAATCCTAGACAGCTCACCAACCTCGCTTCTAGTTCAATGAATCCTAGAAATGCCTACATAACACAAAAATGTGATTAAAGAGGATCCTTAGAACCTCTGATCAACACGAAACTAGGAAAAATAATCATACGACACATGCGATAAGAAATCATTACATATGATCTCAAACTAAAGCGAAAGGAAAAGGGAgtcaaaacttacttgctctaaactAGAAATTGATCGGTCGTGATCTCTTAAGCACTTCCTGATCGTCAAACAAACAATTCAAGAATCAAAtatcttaaaatgaaaatagaaaaattccAAGTATgagtttttagaaaaatgatttgAGTTTTATATAATGAGAtgcaatataaatttttatttataatataaaacctttattattaaaataaattcatctcATCACAATAAAACACGAATCTACTTTAAATACTCAAATTTCTAAGTtaacatatataacttataactttttttttcatttttatgtttgcAAATTCATTTAAGatctcttattttttcatttttatgtttgcaaattcatttaaaatctcttattacattttttttttcacttaaaaaatcCTTTTAGTTAAATTATTACCCTCAACTGTCTCACTTTTGCTTCGCTCATACACTTTGACccaatttcatgaaattgtcACTTTTACATCCTATTGACAGTTTTGTTCACAATCTTCTATGACAGAATGAATATTTTGGAATGTAAatctaaattttgattttatttttgtgaaattaaaatgaGACGGGCAAAGATATTTGTAAGGAGAAAAATTGCTCCTTCAATTGAAAGAAATGTCTACTAAATGGACTTTCAAACAGCCATTGCGTATTGGGCCTTCGAtctgttaaatttaaaattctaatttcagactaatatgaatttaatatttcccattttgattaattttggaTATGCTTCATGTACGTTACACTAGATAGTacgatattaaaaataaaataattaaatatatttataatttttaaatttagacacaaaattaatttttttttattttaaattttaatatattatagtctctaaactttaaaaataaatgaatattctaactttatttaatttgtttttaaatattaaacagtATCTTagagtaatttttaaaaatgtattaaatagtgaaaataatttaaatatgagtCTAAAGTAATATTTGACATATACATTTtcttaacatatttaaaaaaaaaagttacaatttgGATATGATCTTTACCaactttaaaatgatttttaacatatttggatatttaaaatattttaaaatgatcttttcttaactttttaaaaaatttctcatAGATTTATTCAATTCTACttcttaaacaatttaataCTTTAAGATAATTTGGATATGGTACTAAcaaacacataaattttttttaacaaaattaattagaagagctatatttatttataatttaaaaattatattatgttaaaatttagaatattaatgaattttaagttcGTATTAAAGTTTAGagattaaaagtatatttaataaaaaaatacaacttttaaaaattttcgtATAAATTTATCCTATTCTattctttaaaacaatttcatacTTTAAAATAACTTGGATATGATCTTTATACATCGGCGTAAACAACAACTAATATCTTCTATAAAACCAGATTCCCAACGGCAACATtgcttttcattataatttcatcattttctttcaaaacttttaaGCCTTAAAAAAGAAGTCGAACAAtaataattaggtttaatacatcatttggtcccttcttttgaggcttttgttcaaaatgatttACCTTcggaaaaaaaatcacaatggTCCCTTTGGCAGACTGTGATAAATTCTTAACGGTGCAGTTGCTAGCGTGACAAACTTTTATCCATCTGTTTTAAACTTATATGACGTGGCAttatgaaaacattttaatgttttaaaattgaggattaaaatgaaatgaaaaaattaggGTAATTAAAAACCCCTAACCCTGATAATTCCATTTTTGTCGCGATTGGAGAGAACTCCATTGTTGTTCATTTCTGGTGATTCCTGCTAACGACATTGGTGATTGATTGAAGGTGGTAGTTCAACATCGCACGGAGGTGAGGTAAGGGGTCACTATCTAAGCCTATTGTTGctgttgtttatgttttttttttggggttagggtttagaaGATGAGGTAAGGGGTCACTATCTAAGAAAGTTTCGAAAATGACGAGTAACTATGTTTCTTCTTCCCCACACTTTCTTTCAATTCCAACTCGTGTAAGAGAAAGCAAAATATCCACTTTGGCATCAATGTTATTCCCTTCTTCTTCGCTGCCATATCTGCTTTTGCCTCCAACTCTCTTCAACTGCTTCTGCTCTTCGACTCACTCTCTTCCAACCCCTTCTCAGAAATGGGAACCGTTCCTCAAGAAAAAAGGTTGTAATGAGAGTTGGATATGTTGGAACAAATTTTAGAGGTAGTCCTCCAgccctttcctttttcttctttcattttttttaattttttgaattatgcTACTTTGATTTCATGTGTGTTATTTGCAAGCCTGCAAATATAACGGGATGAACACACATTATCCAgttaaacaatttttctctATTATCTTGTTGGTTATGGTAGAAAATCTATAGATGAAGtattagtttttgtttgaaagttgaaattttgaagATGGGTATAGTTCTATAATATGGGGAAGTGTTTTTGGAATTTGGAATCATGTGGTGTTATGAATATGATATAATAGGTGGGTTAgggttttttaattaccctaatttttttatttcattttaatcctcaattttaaaacattaaaatgtttTCAGAATGTCACGtcatataagtttaaaatagatGGATAAAAGTTTGTCACGCTAACATCTGCACCGTTAAGAATTTAACGTCGTCCAAAATgatcattttgaacaacttttaatgaaatatgggacctaAGTGATTTTTTGCGAAGATGagatcattttgaacaaaagctccaaaaaagagacaaaatgatgtattaaacctaataattaaATGAGTTCACTTAACGACAAGAACAATAACTCAGCTATTAATTTCAcatatttaatgatattaaatatgatataaacattaattatgaaatataaaacttttctgtaatattaattaagtacatattaaactttaactttaaatatagTTAATCCTGTCTCTTTAAATACAAGACGAAACTTAAAGcattattctttatatttttctgttaGGTTTAGAGTGTGGTTGATAATACCAATAAGTTAGATAATAACTTATTTCGTTAGCTTATAAAAACGAAAAACTTGACagtataaaagtatttattgaaAGCagtttacatatttaaaaaaacatagacAAAACCTCAGTTACAGATGAATTGAACAGAAGAAGGCCAATAGTAGCTGTTGAGTACAACCCATCAAAGCTTGATTTTGGAAATGCATATGTTATGAACATTCCTAGAGGTTATGTTAATGGAGAAATCACAAGTGGTATAGACAGTGGCTTTGAACTTGAAAATGTTGAACATATGAACTTTCCCTGGCAGTGCAGCTGTTGATGTGAAATTCAGCGATCCAGTTAGAACATCACTCCAAAATTTGGTATCAGTGACCAACTTTTCTACCATGAAATTGGCCCACGTGTTCACAGCAATCTGGTCACGTGCTGGCACTAACTCTCCCTCTATCGGAACTTCACCCACAATGCTATCATCAAAATTGACATAACCAATGGCTTTGGGGTATTCAAAGCTACCATAGTTTGGATTCTCCATAGTGATCACCATTCCCAGACTCACATTTGCAGTCAAATTGGTCAAAAGGGACAAGTTAAAGTTTTCAAGACCAACTGGTCGGACCGTGATGTTAGGATCCTTGGGtttgaaaattgttaaaaataaggttACAACGACAGCTGTAAGAATGATCAGGAATAAGAAAGTCAAGACCAAGCAAATCTTGAGACCTTTGTTAGCCATGGTTTCTGATTCTGGCTGTATgagaaaattcaattcaattctatTCAATTCTGAGAAGTTtgtgattctgtgttggattaTATAGTGAGTGTGGGtgactattatatatatatatatatatatatatatatatatatatatatatatatataNNNNNNNNNNNNNNNNNNNNNNNNNNNNNNNNNNNNNNNNNNNNNNNNNNNNNNNNNNNNNNNNNNNNNNagagagagagagagagagagagagagagagagagagagagagattgatttgattctaaaattgattttttttcttgattcaaTTGGtacttataaaaacaaatattggGTCAAAACATTTGAACTTATTTGAGAAATCCAACAAACAGTtctctaattaatttattttcattattccGTATTTGGTTGGTTACCACATACGTTTTGCAGGAGCATAGTACAAAATGAAGCATAATACAAAAATGCATTTATTTGACTATTAATGCAATACACAAATGCTGGACCGTTAACTTTATACATTATACAGAATATGAGAGTTACTCGTATCACCTTGGCTGGATCACATGAATATaagttgaatttattattttaaaatttatatttaattatttaatgaattatttaagttataaatttatattaaatcattttaaaaaaacttgtattttatttttaaaattaaaatactttcacCTTTGCTTCTTCCACATTACTTCAACCTTTCAATTTGATTCTCCAACCTCCGCCATATTattatctataaaattatatttacaataaaataatcataaataaattttaatttttaatacttttcctgtaaaattttattagcaagataaagttatataattgaCATAAACATAAATACATTAATAGGTAATTATTATCACTcttttggaaaataatttttcattagaaACTTTACAAGTATTTCATGCAGAAAAGTTACCAgtataaaatttctaaatatttcttgttaaataaattttaaatgaaaaaaaaaatcaatgaatcTTATGCTAAATACTTTTTAAgacttaatattattattggtcTAATTTTTGTTGGTTATGTTTGAAAtggtctttattttttttttcaatgtagtTCTAAAGATCgtaatttgtttcaatttaatcctttttataaACGTCATTTAAATCACCAAATTTCCATATATGCAATTAGAGAGTGAAATATCATTTATTAGATGATGTGGAGTCTTTAAGACGTAAGGCATAGTGAGgtggatttattatttttgaaattctatttCTGATATTAGGgttattcttttcaaaaaattaaaggtATTTAATTCTGAAGTTTTGATCATGGTTTGGGTGGAAAATCTGCAAGGTTGGAAAGAACACTAGTGGCGTGTTGTTCGAATTGGAAGCATTCATCTTTGAGAAAGTCAGGTTTACGTTCCTAATCCATGGTTTATGGCATTTGCCTCTAACATTTTCTTGAACACtgtaaaatgtgaaaaaaaatttcgTTTGTGAGTGTTAGATTTTGGAAAagttagatttttctttttacatttgtGTAAACTGTTTAAGGCATTGTTGTGTAACGTATTATAATTGGTTGTGTAAAGGTCATTGTCgcttttttgtctttgtttttggtttccCATATCGTTTAGTAGTTACTTTTAGCGTTTATATAGTGGTCTCATGCCTATGAAGTTCATTTTGTAGGCTTGTGTTTGAAAAGAATAACCTTAATATcataaatagaatttcaaaaataataaatccacCTCACTACGCCTTAAGGACTCCACGCCAACCAATAAATGACATTTCACTCTCTAATTGCACATCTGGACATTTGACCGTTAACGGTTTAAACGGCgtttgtaaaaaggactaaattgaacataaattatgatatttaggactacattgaataaaaaaaaatggggaccATTTCAAACATAGCCAACAAAAATTGGGACCAATAATgatattaagccttttttttaaagaggaatATGAATGAatttgttgttaaaatattattgcaGGAAAATATTTACAGGAACATTTTTCTAGTAGTGGTTAGTAAAACATGAATAAAAACGGTTTGAAATATGATGGATATGGCTATATAAAGATGTAGCACATGCAGTtgaatataaattcataaaattttacttatataatgtttaaattcagtgtaagaacctaaaaaataaagtattaggattgataggtgttttaaaacaatgagacctagtattttattttaaaataattcaataatataaatagaatttcttcAGTTTgtctcattacttaaaacataaaacatctCTCTACAACTATTCCTCTAagttctctcttccttctctctaagTTATCTTACTCCTTGATCATTTGTTTGACGATTAGGAAGTTCCTAGGAGATCATAGTTGAGTTATCTCCATTCTCTATCGATCAAATTCTAttttagagcaagtaagtttctatctcttttttctttaattctcaATTTATGATTTAAGGAAACCCTTTCGCATGTATCAATCATGTTCCTTTCTTGATTCTTTGATAATCTGAGGTCCTAAGGACTCATTCTGCTTCTAATTCGATGTTTCGTAGGTGTTTCTAGAGTTCATTATTGGTGAAGCAACGTGTGTGCGGTTCTAGAGCTTAATAGTCCTTGTGAGTTAAGGGAAGATAATGtttgtgatttaatttttaattttcaagtaTGATTTGTggttaataatataaaatgataactTAATTGTTATTGAAATATTTGTACCTTGTTCATTGTGTGTGATGAGTTTAATTGGTGATATTATGTTTAAATGTATagtatgattttgttttggacTGAATATAATCTTGTGAATGGATGTTGGTGGGAATGTTTATGTATACAATTAATGTAGtggataaaaataagaaataagttGAGTCGTGGGTTGTTTTTGTCTAAAAATGGGGTTTTAATGAGTGAAATTTTGAAGTAACGATCAAATGGGAGAAACTATTTTTTAGGATTGTTTTAAGGTCATTTTAAACTTGTCTAGGCTTTTAATTGAGAAACATTCGAGGTAAAATGAATTAGTAGTTGATATGTTGAGTTTTATATGCTTTTAAGTTCAATTTTATGGGTTTTAACTAGTGAGATTCTAAATTAGAAGGTCTAGGCTAAAAGTGATGATTTAGGGTTTATCATTGAGTCATTTATGACTTGTTTAAAAGTTTGATTTGTTGAAATAGGTGTTAGAAGTAGTAGAATTGagtttgagtaactttagactagTTAAGTTAGGTTTGAAGTAGCTACTTTGAGTTGGAAAGATGTTTTTAGGTGTTTCTCAGTGTTTAGAAGATCCTAGGAGTTAGTTGAACTTGTGTAAAGAGTGTCCAAGGTTAGATTAGATGTAAATCAAAATCTCATGTCGCGCTGGACGCCCTTTTTAATGCAAGGTTTAGCACTAAACACCCCCTGAGCACCCCTTTTGTCGAGAGCTTTGGCACCGAGCACCCTGAGTGCCCCCTGGGCGCCCCTTTCTAGTGGATTCTGGTGCATGTGCGCCCCTTTTTGGCATAGAGCGCCACTTTCAGGTCTTTTGTTTTAAGGTTATTATGTTGGTTTGTGAACTTTGATGCATTAATTATGATACCTTAATGAATGTTAATGATTGACTATTGGTTTATATGAAATCAATTATGTGGATGAAGGGTTTTGGAAAGGAATTCCAAGGATGAATTTCATGTTGTTATCTAGTGTTTAGTGAATGTATGGAATTAAGTATTGGAGTTTATCTCAACACTTTAATCATCCATTCTCAAGTATAAAGGGATGATGCATGTGGTAAAAGTAGTAAGAGTTTTTTGTCTAGAAGCTCTACCTTAGCCAAAGACAATTGTAAAAGACTAATCTTGTGTGATAACTTTGATTGAACTAGCAGTATTATCACTAAATACATAAACTATCATAGTTCGATATTCATACTTAATATGGATAGTCTAGCTTAAATCTTATCATGTTAAGATGTTTGgtttgtgttatatatatacatatatgtatatacatatacatatatgtatgtatatacatatacatatatgtatgtatatgtatatacatatatgtatgtatatgtatatatacatatatatacatatacatatatgtatgtatatgtatatacatatatgtatatgtatatatatgtatgtatatgtatatacatatatgtatgtatatgtatatatacatatatatacatatacatatatgtatgtatatNNNNNNNNNNNNNNNNNNNNNNNNNNNNNNNNNNNNNNNNNNNNNNNNNNNNNNNNNNNNNNNNNNNNNNNNNNNNNNNNNNNNNNNNNNNNNNNNNNNNNNNNNNNNNNNNNNNNNNNNNNNNNNNNNNNNNNNNNNNNNNNNNNNNNNNNNNNNNNNNNNNNNNNNNNNNNNNNNNNNNNNNNNNNNNNNNNNNNNNNNNNNNNNNNNNNNNNNNNNNNNNNNNNNNNNNNNNNNNNNNNNNNNNNNNNNNNNNNNNNNNNNNNNNNNNNNNNNNNNNNNNNNNNNNNNNNNNNNNNNNNNNNNNNNNNNNNNNNNNNNNNNNNNNNNNNNNNNNNNNNNNNNNNNNNNNNNNNNNNNNNNNNNNNNNNNNNNNNNNNNNNNNNNNNNNNNNNNNNNNNNNNNNNNNNNNNNNNNNNNNNNNNNNNNNNNNNNNNNNNNNNNNNNNNNNNNNNNNNNNNNNNNNNNNNNNNNNNNNNNNNNNNNNNNNNNNNNNNNNNNNNNNNNNNNNNNNNNNNNNNNNNNNNNNNNNNNNNNNNNNNNNNNNNNNNNNNNNNNNNNNNNNNNNNNNNNNNNNNNNNNNNNNNNNNNNNNNNNNNNNNNNNNNNNNNNNNNNNNNNNNNNNNNNNNNNNNNNNNNNNNNNNNNNNNNNNNNNNNNNNNNNNNNNNNNNNNNNNNNNNNNNNNNNNNNNNNNNNNNNNNNNNNNNNNNNNNNNNNNNNNNNNNNNNNNNNNNNNNNNNNNNNNNNNNNNNNNNNNNNNNNNNNNNNNNNNNNNNNNNNNNNNNNNNNNNNNNNNNNNNNNNNNNNNNNNNNNNNNNNNNNNNNNNNNNNNNNNNNNNNNNNNNNNNNNNNNNNNNNNNNNNNNNNNNNNNNNNNNNNNNNNNNNNNNNNNNNNNNNNNNNNNNNNNNNNNNNNNNNNNNNNNNNNNNNNNNNNNNNNNNNNNNNNNNNNNNNNNNNNNNNNNNNNNNNNNNNNNNNNNNNNNNNNNNNNNNNNNNNNNNNNNNNNNNNNNNNNNNNNNNNNNNNNNNNNNNNNNNNNNNNNNNNNNNNNNNNNNNNNNNNNNNNNNNNNNNNNNNNNNNNNNNNNNNNNNNNNNNNNNNNNNNNNNNNNNNNNNNNNNNNNNNNNNNNNNNNNNNNNNNNNNNNNNNNNNNNNNNNNNNNNNNNNNNNNNNNNNNNNNNNNNNNNNNNNNNNNNNNNNNNNNNNNNNNNNNNNNNNNNNNNNNNNNNNNNNNNNNNNNNNNNNNNNNNNNNNNNNNNNNNNNNNNNNNNNNNNNNNNNNNNNNNNNNNNNNNNNNNNNNNNNNNNNNNNNNNNNNNNNNNNNNNNNNNNNNNNNNNNNNNNNNNNNNNNNNNNNNNNNNNNNNNNNNNNNNNNNNNNNNNNNNNNNNNNNNNNNNNNNNNNNNNNNNNNNNNNNNNNNNNNNNNNNNNNNNNNNNNNNNNNNNNNNNNNNNNNNNNNNNNNNNNNNNNNNNNNNNNNNNNNNNNNNNNNNNNNNNNNNNNNNNNNNNNNNNNNNNNNNNNNNNNNNNNNNNNNNNNNNNNNNNNNNNNNNNNNNNNNNNNNNNNNNNNNNNNNNNNNNNNNNNNNNNNNNNNNNNNNNNNNNNNNNNNNNNNNNNNNNNNNNNNNNNNNNNNNNNNNNNNNNNNNNNNNNNNNNNNNNNNNNNNNNNNNNNNNNNNNNNNNNNNNNNNNNNNNNNNNNNNNNNNNNNNNNNNNNNNNNNNNNNNNNNNNNNNNNNNNNNNNNNNNNNNNNNNNNNNNNNNNNNNNNNNNNNNNNNNNNNNNNNNNNNNNNNNNNNNNNNNNNNNNNNNNNNNNNNNNNNNNNNNNNNNNNNNNNNNNNNNNNNNNNNNNNNNNNNNNNNN
This DNA window, taken from Vigna radiata var. radiata cultivar VC1973A chromosome 5, Vradiata_ver6, whole genome shotgun sequence, encodes the following:
- the LOC106760659 gene encoding uncharacterized protein LOC106760659, giving the protein MANKGLKICLVLTFLFLIILTAVVVTLFLTIFKPKDPNITVRPVGLENFNLSLLTNLTANVSLGMVITMENPNYGSFEYPKAIGYVNFDDSIVGEVPIEGELVPARDQIAVNTWANFMVEKLVTDTKFWSDVLTGSLNFTSTAALPGKVHMFNIFKFKATVYTTCDFSINITSRNVHNICISKIKL